A section of the Pimelobacter simplex genome encodes:
- a CDS encoding SDR family oxidoreductase has product MAYFVTGATGFIGRHLIAELVDHREGPVFVLVRASSLPRMEALVRQWGSDRVQPVVGDLTQPGLGVDPDWVAEHAGTIDHFFHLAAIYDITADDATNDAMNIDGTRNALTLAESLRAGVFHQVSSVAAAGDYHGRFDETMFEEGQPLPSPYHRTKYESEKIVRDEATIPWRVYRPAIVVGHSETGAMDKIDGPYYFFPVIKRLRDALPAWLPLVGLDLGDTNLVPVDYVAKAMDHLAHVPDHDGEAFHLVNPEPQPVIEMINAFCGAAGAPRFATPVDRSVTTAGPLALLPRALRPINLMNAVLRSTPAQLVLDQTVGRLGIPAEVLAHTSFPSVFDSRATERALTGSGISVPPLETYARALWGYWEENLDDATGRDPKAVAALKDKYVVITGASSGIGQVVALKVAQAGGIPVLVARGKEKLEATKAIIEMRGGRAEVFPCDLSDLEAIDRLCEQLSTDLPSVDYVINNAGRSIRRSLKLSQDRFHDFERTMQLNYFGAIRLVMGLMPQLHSQRSGHIVNISSIGVQTNPPRFSAYVASKAALDAWSNVVSSEVVGHGITFTNVHMPLVRTPMIAPTKIYDKFPTISPAQAADVVIKAMVDKPHEINTALGTAGELAHTIAPRTAFRVLNLAYQVFPDSAAAKGQKPASSAAAAAEEAPASNHRETEQMLLAQLFRGVHW; this is encoded by the coding sequence ATGGCCTACTTCGTGACCGGCGCCACCGGCTTCATCGGGCGCCACCTCATCGCCGAGCTCGTCGACCACCGCGAGGGTCCGGTCTTCGTGCTCGTGCGCGCGTCGTCGCTCCCGCGCATGGAGGCGCTCGTGCGGCAGTGGGGCTCCGACCGGGTCCAGCCCGTGGTCGGCGACCTCACCCAGCCCGGCCTCGGCGTCGACCCCGACTGGGTCGCCGAGCACGCCGGCACGATCGACCACTTCTTCCACCTCGCGGCCATCTACGACATCACCGCCGACGACGCGACCAACGACGCGATGAACATCGACGGCACCCGCAACGCCCTCACCCTGGCCGAGTCGCTCCGGGCCGGGGTGTTCCACCAGGTGTCCTCGGTCGCGGCGGCCGGGGACTACCACGGCCGCTTCGACGAGACGATGTTCGAGGAGGGCCAGCCGCTCCCGTCGCCGTACCACCGGACGAAGTACGAGTCCGAGAAGATCGTCCGCGACGAGGCCACCATCCCCTGGCGGGTCTACCGCCCGGCGATCGTGGTCGGCCACTCCGAGACCGGCGCGATGGACAAGATCGACGGTCCGTACTACTTCTTCCCCGTCATCAAGCGCCTCCGCGACGCCCTGCCGGCCTGGCTCCCCCTCGTCGGGCTCGACCTCGGCGACACCAACCTGGTGCCGGTCGACTACGTCGCCAAGGCGATGGACCACCTCGCCCACGTCCCCGACCACGACGGCGAGGCCTTCCACCTGGTCAACCCCGAGCCGCAGCCGGTGATCGAGATGATCAACGCCTTCTGCGGCGCCGCCGGCGCCCCGCGCTTCGCGACCCCCGTCGACCGCTCGGTCACCACCGCCGGACCTCTCGCCCTGCTCCCCCGCGCCCTGCGCCCCATCAACCTGATGAACGCCGTCCTGCGCAGCACCCCGGCCCAGCTCGTCCTCGACCAGACCGTCGGCCGGCTCGGGATCCCGGCCGAGGTCCTCGCCCACACCTCGTTCCCCTCGGTCTTCGACTCCCGCGCCACCGAGCGCGCCCTCACCGGCTCCGGCATCAGCGTCCCGCCCCTGGAGACCTACGCCCGCGCCCTGTGGGGCTACTGGGAGGAGAACCTCGACGACGCCACCGGCCGCGACCCCAAGGCCGTCGCCGCCCTCAAGGACAAGTACGTCGTCATCACCGGCGCCTCCTCCGGCATCGGCCAGGTCGTCGCCCTCAAGGTCGCCCAGGCCGGCGGCATCCCCGTCCTCGTCGCCCGCGGCAAGGAGAAGCTCGAGGCCACCAAGGCCATCATCGAGATGCGCGGCGGCCGCGCCGAGGTCTTCCCCTGCGACCTGTCCGACCTCGAGGCCATCGACCGCCTCTGCGAGCAGCTGAGCACCGACCTGCCGAGCGTCGACTACGTCATCAACAACGCCGGCCGCTCCATCCGCCGCTCCCTGAAGCTCTCCCAGGACCGCTTCCACGACTTCGAGCGCACCATGCAGCTCAACTACTTCGGCGCGATCCGCCTCGTCATGGGCCTCATGCCCCAGCTGCACAGCCAGCGCTCGGGCCACATCGTCAACATCTCCTCGATCGGCGTGCAGACCAACCCGCCGCGCTTCTCGGCGTACGTCGCCTCGAAGGCGGCCCTTGACGCCTGGAGCAATGTCGTCTCCTCCGAGGTCGTCGGCCACGGCATCACCTTCACCAACGTGCACATGCCGCTCGTGCGGACGCCGATGATCGCCCCGACCAAGATCTACGACAAGTTCCCCACCATCTCCCCGGCCCAGGCCGCGGACGTGGTGATCAAGGCGATGGTCGACAAGCCGCACGAGATCAACACCGCCCTCGGCACCGCCGGCGAGCTCGCCCACACGATCGCCCCGCGCACGGCCTTCCGGGTGCTCAACCTGGCCTACCAGGTGTTCCCGGACTCGGCCGCCGCCAAGGGCCAGAAGCCCGCCTCGTCGGCGGCCGCCGCGGCCGAGGAGGCGCCCGCCTCGAACCACCGGGAGACCGAGCAGATGCTGCTCGCCCAGCTGTTCCGGGGCGTGCACTGGTGA
- the sepH gene encoding septation protein SepH, with protein sequence MADQGGTDRPVRLTLAAGTTPRRLQLVDEQGTTYTLDITPELRTAVRGDSPRRLETPMSSSIRPREIQTRIRAGESAETVAEAAGTTVEAIMPYVGPVLAEREHVAGRAQKASVRRTPGEGTGQAQSRVLGDAVAAHLRGRGADPTTVVWDAYRRDTGRWVLTGTFDTDERGGIARFTYDAPGNYVLSDNDDARWLIGDVLPVAAPPARDDLQQVRERRLAAVPAEELPLGDAALPLGDAFDEVPAAPAPAAPADEPLRATAPESAIEAEADTLATPDAASDADAEAEAEAEAERARHRRPVQKKRGRASVPSWDEIMFGGGDQ encoded by the coding sequence ATGGCGGACCAGGGCGGCACGGACCGCCCCGTGCGCCTCACCCTCGCCGCGGGCACCACCCCGCGCCGCCTGCAGCTGGTGGACGAGCAGGGCACCACCTACACCCTCGACATCACGCCTGAGCTCCGCACCGCGGTGCGTGGTGACTCACCGCGTCGATTGGAGACCCCGATGAGCAGCAGCATCCGGCCCCGCGAGATCCAGACCCGGATCCGCGCCGGCGAGTCCGCCGAGACGGTCGCCGAGGCCGCCGGCACCACGGTCGAGGCGATCATGCCCTATGTCGGACCGGTCCTCGCCGAGCGCGAGCACGTCGCCGGACGCGCCCAGAAGGCCTCCGTGCGCCGCACCCCCGGCGAGGGCACCGGCCAGGCCCAGAGCCGGGTCCTCGGCGACGCCGTCGCCGCGCACCTGCGCGGGCGCGGCGCCGACCCGACGACCGTCGTGTGGGACGCCTACCGCCGCGACACCGGCCGCTGGGTGCTCACCGGCACCTTCGACACCGACGAGCGCGGTGGCATCGCCCGGTTCACCTACGACGCCCCGGGCAACTACGTGCTCTCCGACAACGACGACGCCCGCTGGCTGATCGGCGACGTGCTGCCCGTCGCCGCCCCGCCGGCCCGCGACGACCTCCAGCAGGTGCGCGAGCGGCGGCTGGCCGCCGTACCGGCCGAGGAGCTGCCGCTCGGCGACGCCGCGCTGCCCCTGGGCGACGCCTTCGACGAGGTGCCCGCCGCCCCCGCGCCGGCCGCACCCGCCGACGAGCCGCTCCGCGCCACGGCACCCGAGTCCGCGATCGAGGCCGAGGCCGACACCCTGGCCACGCCGGACGCCGCGTCCGACGCCGACGCCGAGGCGGAGGCCGAGGCGGAGGCCGAGCGCGCCCGGCACCGCCGTCCGGTGCAGAAGAAGCGCGGCCGCGCCTCCGTCCCGAGCTGGGACGAGATCATGTTCGGCGGCGGCGACCAGTAG
- a CDS encoding YchJ family protein — protein MPEAAGGRPACPCDSGRTYDDCCRPFHRAPGSAPTAEELMRSRYSAFTKGLASYLLHTWHPATRPPSLDLDDRIRWTGLEVLGADGGGIGEKRGVVEFLARHEIDGVPGALHEVSRFRRQGEAWLYVRGKARWSRAAAPIVDK, from the coding sequence GTGCCTGAGGCCGCCGGCGGCCGGCCGGCCTGTCCCTGCGACTCCGGGCGGACCTACGACGACTGCTGCCGGCCCTTCCACCGCGCGCCGGGCTCGGCGCCGACGGCCGAGGAGCTGATGCGCTCGCGGTACTCGGCGTTCACCAAGGGGCTCGCGTCGTACCTGCTGCACACCTGGCACCCCGCCACCCGGCCGCCGTCCCTCGACCTGGACGACCGGATCCGCTGGACCGGCCTGGAGGTGCTCGGTGCCGACGGCGGCGGGATCGGCGAGAAGCGCGGCGTCGTGGAGTTCCTCGCCCGCCACGAGATCGACGGCGTCCCCGGGGCACTGCACGAGGTCAGCCGGTTCCGGCGCCAGGGCGAGGCGTGGCTCTACGTGCGCGGCAAGGCCCGCTGGTCGCGCGCGGCCGCGCCCATTGTCGACAAATGA
- a CDS encoding D-arabinono-1,4-lactone oxidase — MSTPQPSTWRNWSGLESATGLQVAAPADATEVADLVTRARAAGRTVKAAGTGHSFTGIAVPDDIHLRPDRMRGIVAVDREAMTVTALAGTQLKVFNAELARLGLSLHNMGDIAEQTLAGAISTGTHGTGGRAAGLAAQVVGFELVTGTGEVLRASATENPDVLALGRVGLGALGVLVTLTFAVEPLFLLRAEEQPMSWADAMASFDDLTAAHDHVDMYWFPHSDRMLTKRNTRVGTDLSAAEPLPRWRAWLDDELLSNKVFGAQTAALNLAPRAIPAANRFASRLLGPRTYADIAHRVFTTERNVVFREMEYAVPREVGLDVLRECRTAFERSGLKVSFPVEIRVAPPDDVALSTSYQRDSFYLAFHTHHRADHTAYFGLLEPIMRAHEGRPHWGKLHTRGVEGLAPLYPRFADFLVLRDRLDPDRVFTNAYLDRVLGA, encoded by the coding sequence ATGAGCACCCCCCAGCCGAGCACCTGGCGTAACTGGTCCGGCCTGGAGTCCGCGACCGGGCTCCAGGTCGCGGCACCGGCCGACGCGACCGAGGTCGCCGACCTGGTGACCCGGGCCCGCGCCGCCGGACGCACCGTGAAGGCCGCCGGCACCGGGCACAGCTTCACCGGCATCGCGGTGCCCGACGACATCCACCTGCGCCCCGACCGGATGCGCGGCATCGTCGCCGTCGACCGCGAGGCGATGACCGTCACCGCGCTCGCCGGCACCCAGCTCAAGGTGTTCAACGCCGAGCTCGCGCGCCTCGGCCTGAGCCTGCACAACATGGGCGACATCGCCGAGCAGACCCTGGCCGGGGCGATCTCCACCGGTACCCACGGCACCGGCGGCCGCGCCGCCGGCCTGGCCGCCCAGGTCGTCGGCTTCGAGCTGGTCACCGGCACCGGCGAGGTGCTGCGCGCCTCGGCCACCGAGAACCCCGACGTCCTCGCGCTCGGCCGGGTCGGCCTCGGCGCGCTCGGCGTGCTCGTCACGCTCACCTTCGCGGTCGAGCCGCTCTTCCTGCTGCGGGCCGAGGAGCAGCCGATGTCGTGGGCCGACGCGATGGCGTCCTTCGACGACCTCACCGCGGCCCACGACCACGTCGACATGTACTGGTTCCCCCACTCCGACCGGATGCTGACCAAGCGCAACACCCGGGTCGGCACCGACCTCTCCGCGGCCGAGCCGCTCCCCCGCTGGCGGGCCTGGCTCGACGACGAGCTGCTCTCCAACAAGGTCTTCGGCGCCCAGACCGCCGCGCTCAACCTGGCCCCGCGGGCGATCCCGGCGGCCAACCGGTTCGCGTCGCGGCTGCTCGGCCCGCGCACCTACGCCGACATCGCGCACCGGGTGTTCACCACCGAGCGCAATGTCGTCTTCCGCGAGATGGAGTACGCCGTCCCGCGCGAGGTCGGCCTCGACGTGCTGCGCGAGTGCCGCACCGCCTTCGAGCGCTCGGGCCTGAAGGTGTCGTTCCCGGTCGAGATCCGGGTCGCGCCGCCCGACGACGTGGCGCTGTCGACGTCGTACCAGCGCGACTCGTTCTACCTGGCCTTCCACACCCACCACCGCGCCGACCACACGGCCTACTTCGGGCTGCTCGAGCCGATCATGCGCGCCCACGAGGGCCGTCCGCACTGGGGCAAGCTGCACACCCGCGGGGTCGAGGGGCTGGCGCCGCTCTACCCGCGCTTCGCCGACTTCCTCGTGCTGCGCGACCGGCTCGACCCCGACCGGGTGTTCACCAACGCCTACCTCGACCGGGTGCTCGGTGCCTGA
- a CDS encoding MFS transporter, which produces MLQTYRQIFTPATALFSLTGLVARLPISMVGLGIVLLAEHQTGSYAFAGSVSAVALVANACFAIVQGRLIDRLGQSRVLPVVITVWGAGLALAMGTLEWDWPRWTTYAFAALTGASLPSVGSCVRARWSHHLADRPERLHTAFSYEAVGDETVFLFGPIAVTVLATSVHPAAGLWTALACGLIGTYAFAAQRGTEPPAHPRTPTGTTRPPMPWRAIAPLTLVAAALGIVFGAAEVVTVAFADEQGHKSLSGVLLGIWAFGSLLAGVVSGAITWRRGPLTRLRIGAFGMMLAAAPLALVPNIALMAVVLLLGGVAVSPTLIAAMSLAEKVLPPARLTEGMAFIQTGLAVGLAPGAAIAGVVIDHAGASPAYLVCLVGGTLALIGALLVKVVAVPDSVRPHEHPPAEHLA; this is translated from the coding sequence ATGTTGCAGACCTATCGCCAGATCTTCACGCCCGCGACGGCGCTGTTCAGCCTGACCGGTCTGGTGGCCCGGCTGCCCATCTCGATGGTGGGCCTGGGCATCGTCCTCCTGGCCGAGCACCAGACCGGCTCCTACGCGTTCGCGGGCTCGGTCTCGGCGGTCGCGCTGGTCGCCAACGCGTGCTTCGCGATCGTCCAGGGACGCCTCATCGACCGGCTCGGCCAGAGCCGGGTGCTGCCGGTCGTCATCACCGTGTGGGGCGCCGGGCTCGCGCTCGCGATGGGCACCCTGGAGTGGGACTGGCCGCGCTGGACGACGTACGCCTTCGCCGCGCTGACCGGAGCCTCGCTCCCCTCGGTCGGCAGCTGCGTGCGCGCCCGCTGGTCGCACCACCTCGCCGACCGGCCCGAGCGGCTGCACACGGCGTTCTCCTACGAGGCGGTCGGCGACGAGACCGTCTTCCTGTTCGGTCCGATCGCGGTGACCGTGCTCGCGACGAGCGTGCACCCGGCCGCCGGGCTGTGGACCGCGCTGGCCTGCGGCCTGATCGGCACCTACGCCTTCGCCGCCCAGCGGGGCACCGAGCCGCCCGCGCACCCGCGGACCCCCACCGGCACGACCCGGCCACCGATGCCGTGGCGGGCGATCGCGCCGCTCACGCTGGTCGCGGCCGCGCTCGGCATCGTCTTCGGCGCCGCCGAGGTGGTCACCGTCGCGTTCGCCGACGAGCAGGGGCACAAGTCGCTGTCGGGCGTGCTGCTGGGCATCTGGGCCTTCGGCAGCCTGCTCGCCGGGGTCGTCTCCGGCGCGATCACCTGGCGCCGCGGGCCGCTGACCCGGCTGCGGATCGGCGCCTTCGGCATGATGCTCGCCGCCGCGCCCCTCGCCCTGGTCCCCAACATCGCGCTGATGGCCGTGGTACTGCTGCTCGGCGGCGTCGCGGTCTCCCCCACGCTCATCGCGGCGATGTCGCTGGCCGAGAAGGTGCTGCCGCCGGCCCGGCTCACCGAGGGCATGGCCTTCATCCAGACCGGCCTCGCCGTCGGGCTGGCGCCCGGCGCCGCGATCGCCGGCGTCGTGATCGACCACGCGGGCGCCTCCCCGGCGTACCTCGTGTGCCTGGTGGGCGGGACCCTGGCCCTGATCGGCGCGCTGCTGGTCAAGGTCGTGGCCGTGCCGGATAGCGTGCGTCCCCATGAGCACCCCCCAGCCGAGCACCTGGCGTAA
- a CDS encoding ferrochelatase, protein MPNPDPTPSVTDPYDALLLVSFGGPERPEDVVPFLENVTRGRGIPRARLEEVGQHYFLFGGRSPINDQNKALIAAIEQDLAEHGLDLPVYWGNRNWAPYLDDTVAQMAADGVRRAICVTTSAYSSWSSCRQYLDNLEGALAALPEGVAAPRLDKVRAYYDHPGFVSANTDGVLAALADLPDEVRDAARLVFVTHSIPISMSESSGPEGGAYVAQHLDVAATVAARVAAATGVERPHELVYCSRSGAPHVPWLEPDVNDRLEELAGEGAAAVVLIPVGFVSDHMEVVYDLDTEALATAERLGIPARRAASAGTHPAFVSAIRELVLERAAAERTAPQACVDRCPPGCCLGARTAPA, encoded by the coding sequence GTGCCGAATCCGGACCCGACTCCCTCAGTGACCGACCCCTACGACGCGCTGCTCCTGGTCTCCTTCGGCGGACCCGAGCGGCCCGAGGACGTCGTGCCGTTCCTCGAGAACGTGACCCGAGGCCGGGGGATTCCACGTGCCCGACTCGAGGAGGTCGGCCAGCACTACTTCCTGTTCGGGGGCCGCTCGCCGATCAACGACCAGAACAAGGCGCTCATCGCCGCGATCGAGCAGGACCTCGCCGAGCACGGCCTCGACCTGCCGGTCTACTGGGGCAACCGCAACTGGGCGCCCTACCTCGACGACACGGTCGCGCAGATGGCCGCCGACGGGGTGCGCCGGGCGATCTGCGTCACCACGTCGGCGTACTCGTCGTGGTCGAGCTGCCGGCAGTACCTCGACAACCTCGAGGGCGCGCTCGCCGCGCTGCCCGAGGGCGTCGCCGCGCCGCGGCTCGACAAGGTCCGCGCCTACTACGACCACCCGGGCTTCGTGAGCGCCAACACCGACGGCGTGCTGGCCGCGCTGGCGGACCTGCCCGACGAGGTGCGCGACGCGGCCCGGCTGGTGTTCGTCACCCACTCGATCCCGATCTCGATGAGCGAGAGCAGCGGACCCGAGGGCGGCGCGTACGTCGCCCAGCACCTCGACGTCGCCGCCACGGTCGCCGCCCGGGTCGCGGCCGCCACCGGCGTCGAGCGGCCCCACGAGCTCGTCTACTGCTCGCGCTCGGGTGCCCCGCACGTCCCGTGGCTCGAGCCCGACGTCAACGACCGGCTCGAGGAGCTGGCCGGTGAGGGGGCCGCGGCGGTCGTGCTGATCCCGGTCGGCTTCGTCTCCGACCACATGGAGGTCGTCTACGACCTCGACACCGAGGCGCTCGCCACCGCCGAGCGGCTCGGCATCCCGGCCCGCCGGGCCGCCTCGGCCGGCACCCACCCGGCGTTCGTCAGCGCGATCCGCGAGCTCGTCCTGGAGCGCGCGGCCGCCGAGCGCACCGCGCCGCAGGCCTGCGTCGACCGCTGCCCGCCGGGCTGCTGCCTCGGCGCCCGGACGGCGCCGGCGTGA
- a CDS encoding inositol monophosphatase family protein: MTGPAALRGLAEDVAREAAVLVREHAAQGVSVAATKSSEVDVVTAADRASEELIRRLILEARPGDGFLGEEGDDVVGTSGVRWIVDPIDGTVNFLYGLPEYAVSVAAEVDGEVVAGVVVDVAKQVVYAGHRGGEATRDGRPIAVRGPAPLAHRLVATGFNYTRPVRTVQAAAAARLLPEIRDLRRTGSCALDLCRVAEGALDGYVEEGVHLWDHAAGGLIARLAGARLLVTVGAAGTEAVVCAPAHGFEELLSAVRTAGFLRE, from the coding sequence GTGACCGGTCCGGCCGCGCTGCGCGGGCTCGCCGAGGACGTCGCCCGCGAGGCCGCCGTCCTGGTCCGCGAGCACGCCGCCCAGGGCGTCTCGGTGGCGGCCACCAAGTCCAGCGAGGTCGACGTGGTCACCGCCGCGGACCGGGCCAGCGAGGAGCTCATCCGGCGGCTGATCCTGGAGGCCCGTCCTGGTGACGGCTTCCTGGGCGAGGAGGGCGACGACGTCGTGGGCACCTCCGGGGTGCGCTGGATCGTCGACCCGATCGACGGCACCGTGAACTTCCTCTACGGCCTCCCCGAGTACGCCGTCTCGGTGGCCGCCGAGGTCGACGGCGAGGTCGTCGCGGGCGTGGTCGTCGACGTGGCCAAGCAGGTGGTCTATGCCGGTCACCGCGGCGGCGAGGCCACCCGGGACGGCCGCCCGATCGCCGTCCGGGGCCCGGCGCCGCTGGCCCACCGGCTGGTCGCGACGGGGTTCAACTACACCCGCCCGGTGCGCACGGTGCAGGCCGCCGCGGCGGCCCGGCTGCTGCCCGAGATCCGCGACCTGCGGCGGACCGGCTCGTGCGCGCTGGACCTGTGCCGGGTCGCCGAGGGAGCGCTCGACGGCTACGTCGAGGAGGGGGTCCACCTCTGGGACCACGCCGCCGGAGGGCTCATCGCCCGGCTCGCCGGAGCCCGCCTCCTGGTCACTGTCGGGGCCGCCGGGACCGAGGCCGTGGTGTGTGCTCCGGCACACGGTTTCGAGGAGCTGCTGTCCGCCGTTCGGACGGCCGGGTTCCTCCGGGAATAG
- a CDS encoding DUF4193 domain-containing protein, with product MATDYDAPRKNEDEQSEESIEELKARRHDKNSGKVDEDETEAAEAFELPGADLSHEELAVEVKPKQDDEFTCMSCFLVHHRSQLADPKKMICRDCA from the coding sequence ATGGCGACTGACTACGACGCACCGCGCAAGAACGAGGACGAGCAGTCCGAGGAGAGCATCGAAGAGCTCAAGGCGCGCCGCCACGACAAGAACTCCGGCAAGGTCGACGAGGACGAGACGGAGGCCGCGGAAGCCTTCGAGCTCCCCGGCGCCGACCTGTCGCACGAGGAGCTCGCCGTCGAGGTGAAGCCCAAGCAGGACGACGAGTTCACCTGCATGAGCTGCTTCCTGGTCCACCACCGCAGTCAGCTGGCGGACCCGAAGAAGATGATCTGCAGGGACTGCGCCTGA
- a CDS encoding DUF4235 domain-containing protein, which translates to MANDSSKVWSAFSLVAALGAAAVAKKGLDTGWRAATGKQPPVNPADPDVDVWEAVAWAAVSGTFVALAKMLAQRRAAGYYLRSTGQLPPGLRKDGA; encoded by the coding sequence ATGGCAAACGACAGCTCCAAGGTCTGGTCGGCGTTCTCCCTCGTCGCCGCGCTCGGCGCGGCGGCCGTGGCGAAGAAGGGTCTCGACACCGGCTGGCGGGCCGCGACCGGCAAGCAGCCGCCGGTGAACCCCGCCGACCCCGACGTCGACGTCTGGGAGGCGGTCGCGTGGGCCGCGGTCAGCGGCACCTTCGTCGCGCTCGCCAAGATGCTGGCCCAGCGCCGGGCCGCCGGCTACTACCTGCGCTCGACCGGCCAGCTGCCGCCGGGGCTGCGCAAGGACGGCGCCTGA
- a CDS encoding DUF3093 domain-containing protein gives MSESAATAYQERLRVPLRWWAQGTMLIASLWLVLIVALDEKAPWLAWLITGLAMAGLGAALRSYGGARVVVGDGWFRAGRARIETSYVGTAQPLDADQTRRVSGPEADVRAFLLLRPYLKQSVRVEITDPADPAPYWLVSSRHPKALAGALNEARSPGR, from the coding sequence GTGAGTGAGAGTGCGGCGACCGCCTACCAGGAGCGCCTGCGCGTCCCGCTGCGCTGGTGGGCCCAGGGCACCATGCTCATCGCCAGCCTGTGGCTGGTCCTGATCGTGGCGCTCGACGAGAAGGCGCCGTGGCTGGCCTGGCTGATCACCGGCCTGGCGATGGCGGGCCTGGGCGCCGCGCTGCGCTCCTACGGCGGCGCACGGGTGGTCGTGGGCGACGGCTGGTTCCGCGCCGGGCGCGCCCGCATCGAGACCTCGTACGTCGGCACGGCCCAGCCGCTCGACGCCGACCAGACGCGCCGGGTGTCCGGGCCCGAGGCCGACGTCCGCGCGTTCCTGCTGCTGCGGCCCTACCTCAAGCAGTCGGTCAGGGTCGAGATCACCGACCCGGCCGACCCCGCGCCCTACTGGCTGGTGAGCTCGCGGCACCCGAAGGCGCTGGCCGGTGCACTCAACGAGGCGCGCAGTCCCGGCCGATAG
- the dut gene encoding dUTP diphosphatase yields the protein MPDDLVISVQQLDPELPLPAYAHPGDAGADLVAGVDVTLAPGERALIPTGIAIALPEGYVALVHPRSGLAARHGLSIVNTPGTVDAGYRGEIKVLLINHDPVEPIALRRGDRMAQLVVQRVERARFVAVDALPESVRGEGGYGSTGGFAANPANPTRRTQ from the coding sequence GTGCCTGATGATCTGGTGATCTCCGTCCAACAGCTCGACCCCGAGCTGCCGCTGCCCGCCTACGCCCACCCCGGCGACGCCGGCGCCGACCTCGTGGCCGGTGTGGACGTGACGCTGGCGCCGGGGGAGCGGGCCCTGATCCCGACCGGGATCGCGATCGCGCTGCCCGAGGGCTATGTCGCCCTGGTGCACCCGCGCTCGGGCCTGGCGGCCCGGCACGGCCTCTCGATCGTCAACACCCCCGGCACCGTGGACGCGGGTTACCGTGGAGAGATCAAGGTGCTGCTGATCAACCACGACCCGGTGGAGCCGATCGCGCTGCGGCGCGGCGACCGGATGGCGCAGCTCGTCGTCCAGCGGGTCGAGCGGGCGCGGTTCGTGGCGGTCGACGCCCTTCCCGAGAGCGTGCGTGGTGAAGGCGGCTACGGTTCTACCGGGGGGTTCGCTGCGAACCCGGCGAACCCGACGAGGAGGACACAGTGA
- a CDS encoding DUF3710 domain-containing protein, translated as MRLRRKAGDPVDETTEATTADETADVLADDAHDGPYDVDELPDDGLDRLDLGSLLVAPLADRELRVQVDEQSGAVRAVLLATDDGALELRAFAAPRNGDLWSEVRPQIAADAARRGGTATEREGRFGTELVCEVRMTRPDGATGTQTSRVIGVNGPRWLLRATFLGEPARDPETAAEWESAIARVAVRRGNHAMPVGEQLPLNLPDGAEPRAVPAT; from the coding sequence GTGAGGCTGCGGCGCAAGGCCGGAGACCCGGTCGACGAGACGACCGAGGCGACGACGGCGGACGAGACGGCGGACGTCTTGGCCGACGACGCCCACGACGGCCCCTACGATGTCGACGAGCTGCCCGACGACGGGCTCGACCGGCTCGACCTCGGCTCGCTGCTCGTCGCGCCCCTGGCCGACCGCGAGCTCCGGGTCCAGGTCGACGAGCAGTCCGGCGCGGTCCGCGCCGTCCTCCTGGCCACCGACGACGGCGCCCTCGAGCTGCGCGCCTTCGCCGCCCCGCGCAACGGCGACCTGTGGAGCGAGGTCCGTCCCCAGATCGCCGCCGACGCCGCGCGCCGTGGCGGCACCGCCACCGAGCGCGAGGGCCGGTTCGGCACCGAGCTGGTCTGCGAGGTGCGGATGACCCGCCCCGACGGCGCCACCGGCACCCAGACCTCGCGTGTGATCGGCGTCAACGGCCCCCGCTGGCTGCTCCGGGCGACCTTCCTCGGCGAGCCGGCCCGCGATCCCGAGACCGCCGCCGAGTGGGAGTCCGCGATCGCCCGGGTGGCGGTGCGCCGCGGCAACCACGCGATGCCCGTGGGCGAGCAGCTCCCGCTGAACCTGCCCGACGGCGCCGAGCCCAGGGCCGTCCCGGCGACCTGA
- a CDS encoding OB-fold nucleic acid binding domain-containing protein: MRTKSRLRRTISRWANPDEAEARDLRKEFEREGVVCIGEAPDREPVRLRGTLRTVTLRPRGGVPALEAELYDGTGVVTVIWLGRRRIAGIGPGRAIEVRGRVSASDGTRVLYNPHYELL, translated from the coding sequence ATGCGCACCAAGAGCCGTCTGCGGCGCACCATCAGCCGCTGGGCGAATCCCGACGAGGCCGAGGCGCGCGACCTCCGCAAGGAGTTCGAGCGCGAGGGCGTCGTCTGCATCGGCGAGGCGCCCGACCGCGAGCCGGTCCGGCTGCGCGGCACGCTGCGCACCGTGACGCTGCGCCCGCGCGGCGGCGTACCGGCGCTCGAGGCCGAGCTGTACGACGGCACCGGCGTGGTCACCGTCATCTGGCTGGGCCGGCGCCGGATCGCCGGCATCGGCCCCGGCCGGGCCATCGAGGTCCGCGGCCGGGTCAGCGCCAGCGACGGCACCCGCGTCCTCTACAACCCCCACTACGAGCTGCTGTGA